The genomic DNA CTGCTCACGCCAGAACAGGAAATGATCCGCGACGCCGTGCGCCAGTTCGCGCAGCAGGAGATCGCGCCGCACGCCGCCGCATGGGATCGCGACAAGACCTTCCCGCAGGCGGTGCACCGCGAGCTGGCCGCGCTGGGCGCGTACGGCGTGGCGGTGCCCGAGCAGTACGGCGGGGCCGGACTCGACTATCTCTCGCTGGCGCTGATCCTGGAAGAGATCGCCGCCGGCGACGGCGGCACCTCCACCGTCATCAGCGTCAACAACTGCCCGGTTTGCAGCATGTTGATGGCCTTCGCGAGCGAGGCGCAGAAGCAGCAGTGGCTGGTGCCGCTGGCGCGCGGCGAGATGCTCGGCGCCTTCTGCCTGACCGAGCCGCACGTGGGCTCGGATGCCGCCGCGCTGCGCACCAGCGCGGTGAGGGATGGCGACGACTACGTGCTCAACGGCGTCAAGCAATTCATCACCAGCGGCAAGAACGCCGACGTGGCCATCGTGCTCGCGGTCACCGACAAGGCGGCGGGCAAGCGCGGCATCAGCGCCTTCCTGGTGCCCACCGCCACGCCCGGCTATATCGTCGCGCGGCTCGAGGAAAAACTCGGCCAGCATTCGTCAGACACCGCGCAGATCCTGTTCGAGGATTGCCGCGTGCCGGCAGCCAATATGCTGGGCGAGGAGGGTGCCGGCTACAAGATGGCGCTGTCCGGCCTGGAAGGCGGACGCATCGGCATTGCCTCGCAAAGCATCGGCATGGCGCGCGCGGCGTTCGACGCGGCGCTGGCCTATGCCAAGGAACGCGAGAGCTTCGGCCAGCCGCTGTTCGCGCATCAGGCCGTGCAGTTCCGCCTGGCGGACATGGCGACCAAGATCGAGGTGGCGCGGCAGATGGTGTGGCACGCCGCGTCGCTCAAGGACGCGGGGCGGCCTTGCCTGAAGGAGGCCGCCATGGCCAAGCTGTATGCCAGCGAGATGGCCGAGGAGGTCTGCTCGGCCGCCATCCAGGTCTTCGGCGGCTATGGCTATGTCAGTGATTTCCCGGTCGAGCGCATCTACCGGGATGTGCGCGTGTGCCAGATCTACGAGGGCACCAGCGACATCCAGAAGATACTGATCGCGCGGGCGCTGGCCTGAGGGCGGCTCGCGTGCAGCACGGAACCAACCAGTTGGCGCATCATCGAATCACCGAAGTATCGAACCCAAACGGCCAGACGCCAGGAGCCCCCAGATAACAATGACTGCTGCCATCGATTTCTACTTCGATTTCTCCTCGCCCTATGGCTACTTCGCCAGCACGCGCATCGACGAGCTGGCGCAGAAATACGGGCGCATCGTCGCCTGGCATCCGATCCTGCTTGGCGTGGTGTTCAAGACCACCGGCAGCTCGCCGCTGCCGCAGGTGCCGCTCAAGGGCGACTATTCCTGGCGCGATTTCGAGCGCACCGCGTGCTTCCACAATATCGAGTACAAGCGCCCGACGCACTTCCCGCTGCCCACCACGCAAGCCGCCCGCGCCGTGCTGTGGCTGCAGAACCATCATGGCGACGATATCGCCACCGCGTTCGCCAAGTCGGTTTATCACGCCCTGTTCGTGGACGACATCAACATCGCCGAGCCGGCCGAGCTGCTGAAGCTGGCCGAGCCGCTCGGCATCGACGCGCACGCCATGGATGCCGGCGCCAGCAGCTTCCAGATCAAGGACCAGCTCAAGGCCGAGATCGACGTGGCCATGGCCAAGGGCGTGTTCGGCTCGCCCTTCGTGATCATCGACGGCGAGCCGTTCTGGGGATTCGACCGCTTCGACCAGATCGAGGCACACCTCAAGAGCAAGCGCCCCACGGAACTGCGTGCCGTGCCGGGCAAGGACAGCAACACAGACAGCAGCACAGACAGCAGCAAGGAAAAGAAACCCGCATGAATGCCAGCATCAAGCCGATCCGCCATCCCCGCTTCGATTGCGTGATTTTCGATTGCGACGGCGTGCTCGTCGACAGCGAGCCCATCGTCAACCGCGTGCTCAACGAGATGCTCAATGAGCTTGGCATCCGCATCTCGATCGAGGAATCCACCAAGTGGTTCCTTGGCCGCGCGGTGCGCGAAGAGCTCGACAACATCGCCAGCCGGCGCGGCTCGCCGCTGCCGGAAAACTGGCTGTCGGAGTGGTTTGTGCGTCGCAACGCAGTCCTTGAGGCGGAAGTGCAGGCGGTGCCGCATGTGCGTGAAGCGGTCTGCGCGATCGTCGCGGCAGGCTTGCCGATCTGCCTGGCCTCGGGCGCGGATCGCATCAAGGTCAAGCTGCAGCTGATCCGCACCGGCCTGGTGGAGCTGTTCCAGCAGGACGAGCGCGAGCATATCTTCTCGTCCACCGAGGTCGAGCGCAGCAAGCCCGCGCCCGATGTCTACCTGCTGGCGGCGCGCACCATGAACGTGGAACCGGCGCGCTGCGTGGTGATCGAGGATAGCCCGACGGGCGTGACCGCAGGTGTTGCCGCGGGCATGACCGTGCTCGGCTACGCCGCGCGCAACGCGGCGCAATCGCTGATGGCCGCCGGCGCTGTAGCGACCTTCACCGATATGCGCGAGCTGCCGGGGCTGATCGGATGAAGGCGCGCGCGTCCGGCACCGGCGGCTGCCCATGCGGCGGGGGCGACTATGCCACCTGCTGTGGGCGCTTTCATCGCGGCGAGGCGCTGCCGTTCAACGCCGAGCAACTGATGCGCTCGCGCTATAGCGCCTATGTGCTGGGCGACGTGGACTGGCTGCGCCATACGTGGCATCCATCCACCTGCCCGGCCGATCTCGCCGCGGACACGGACACGCGCTGGCTCGGGCTGGCCGTCAAGGCGCATGCGCAGCAGGACGAGACGCATGCCCAGGTGGAATTCGTGGCGCGCTACAAGGTGGGCGGGCGCGCCTGGCGGCTGCACGAGCGCAGCCGCTTTGTACGCGAGCCGCGCAGCGCCGGCGAGGCGCCGCGCTGGCTCTATGTCGATGGCGAAATGCTGGGGGAGACACCATGACGGAATCGATGGCTGCCGGCACCGCGCAGGAGACCGCGCAAGGCACCGAATACCTGCTGTATGGCTTCGCGCAGTCCGGCAACACCTACAAGGTGGCATTGCTGCTGGAAACCGTCGGCGTGCAGCGTGGCCGAAAGCTGTGGACGCCGCGCTTCGTCGACTACTTCAACGGCGAGACGCACACGCCGGAGTACCGCGCCATCAACGAAATGGGCGAGGCGCCGGTGCTTGAGTTCGATGGCCGCCGCCTGTCGCAATCGGGCGCCATCCTGGACCTGCTCGCGCAGCGCCTCGACATCTACGGCCCCGCCAGCGAGGCCGAACGCACCGAGGTCTTGCGCTGGCTGCTGTTCGACAATCACAAGTTCACGTCCTACACCGCAAGCTACCGCTTCCTGTGCACCTTCGCCAAAGCGCCGGACCCGGCCGTGCTGCAGTTCCTGCGCCAGCGCTGCGAGGGCGCGTGGAATGTGCTCAACACGCATTTGTCCGGACGGCCCTACGTGCTGGGCGAGCGCTTGACCATCGCCGATTTTTCGCTGGCAGGGTACGTGTTCTACGACGACGAGATCGGCGTGCACTGGCGCAAGGAGTATCCGCATATCCACGCCTGGACCGAGCGGCTGCGTACGCTGCCGGGCTGGCGCCATCCCTACGATCTGTTGCCGGGGCATCCGTTGCCCAAGCGCACGGGCTGAAGCGGCGGCAGCGGGCAGCGGGCAGAGCAGCGACGCCGCGCACGGCGGTGGCAACCAAGGAGCAGGCAATCATGAGATGGATGCATCGGCTGGCCCTGGCCCTGCTGTTGACCCTGCCATTCAGCGGGGCCATGGCCCAGCCTCCATCCACAAAGCAGGCCCAGGCACCTGCGACGATCGCCGCCATCATCCCCGGCGCCTCGGAGCAGATTGCGATGGTTCCCAAGCCCGGCATCATGTTCTCGCTGGAGCTGGAGACTACCGTCTTCAAGCCACCCGGCGACGGCCCGTTTCCGCTGGTCGTGATCAATCACGGCAAGGCGGCCGGCAAGCCGGCCTTCCAGTCGCGCGCACGCTACCTCGTGCAGAGCGCGGAGTTCGTCAAGCGCGGCTACGTCGTGGCGCTGCCGATGCGCCAGGGCTTTTCCAAATCCGGCGGCGCGTATATCGGCGGCGGCTGCAATGTCGAGAGCAACGGCGTGGTGCAGGCCGAGGACGTGGTGGCCACGCTCGAATACATGGCCGGGCAGCCCTATGTGGACAAATCGCGCATTGTGGTGATCGGCCAGTCGCATGGCGGGCTGACCACCATGGCCTTTGCCACCATCGCATATCCGGGCGTGCTGGGCGTGATCAATTTTGCCGGCGGCCTGCGCGACGAATCCTGCAGCCGCTGGGAATTCAACCTGGTGGACGCGTTCAGCGACTACGGCAAGAAGGCGCGCTATCCCTCGCTGTGGCTGTATGGCGATAACGACAGCTACTGGCCACAGCCCCTGCCGGCAAAATTCTTCGAGGCCTATACGGCGCAGGCGCATGGCCCCGCCGCCAACGCCCGCATGGTGGATTTCGGGACCTTCGCAAGCGACTCCCACACGCTGTTCGGCGCACGGGCGGGGGTGCCGGTGTGGCTGCCGGAGGTCGAGCGGTTCTTCAAGGAGATCGGGCTTTCGTTCGATCCGCAGCCGTGACGGGCGATTTTTTTCGATAGGTGGATGGAATCGCCCGCCGCATGCAGCGACGCGAGGTGGAGATAGGCGCACGCAAGCGTCAGGATACGAGGCGGTTACGTACTTCTTCGCGTTTTGTCGCTCAACGTGTTGCCAACGTGTAAATCCGGCGCTGTTTGCCAATTCACCAGGTAGCTCCCTACCATGACTCTCCCCAACCCGCACGCAAGTGCCGCCACGCCAGGCTCCGCCCGGCCGGGCAGGCTAGCGCGCGGTCAACAAAGGAGGGTTTCCTTGGAAGACCAGTCCAATTCCGCGTCCCTGGCGCCGAACGCGCATCCCGCCCAGCCCACGCTCGGCGAGCGCAGCTTGCGCGCGGTATGGCATCCGT from Cupriavidus sp. D39 includes the following:
- a CDS encoding acyl-CoA dehydrogenase family protein — encoded protein: MLLTPEQEMIRDAVRQFAQQEIAPHAAAWDRDKTFPQAVHRELAALGAYGVAVPEQYGGAGLDYLSLALILEEIAAGDGGTSTVISVNNCPVCSMLMAFASEAQKQQWLVPLARGEMLGAFCLTEPHVGSDAAALRTSAVRDGDDYVLNGVKQFITSGKNADVAIVLAVTDKAAGKRGISAFLVPTATPGYIVARLEEKLGQHSSDTAQILFEDCRVPAANMLGEEGAGYKMALSGLEGGRIGIASQSIGMARAAFDAALAYAKERESFGQPLFAHQAVQFRLADMATKIEVARQMVWHAASLKDAGRPCLKEAAMAKLYASEMAEEVCSAAIQVFGGYGYVSDFPVERIYRDVRVCQIYEGTSDIQKILIARALA
- a CDS encoding 2-hydroxychromene-2-carboxylate isomerase yields the protein MTAAIDFYFDFSSPYGYFASTRIDELAQKYGRIVAWHPILLGVVFKTTGSSPLPQVPLKGDYSWRDFERTACFHNIEYKRPTHFPLPTTQAARAVLWLQNHHGDDIATAFAKSVYHALFVDDINIAEPAELLKLAEPLGIDAHAMDAGASSFQIKDQLKAEIDVAMAKGVFGSPFVIIDGEPFWGFDRFDQIEAHLKSKRPTELRAVPGKDSNTDSSTDSSKEKKPA
- a CDS encoding HAD family hydrolase, which codes for MNASIKPIRHPRFDCVIFDCDGVLVDSEPIVNRVLNEMLNELGIRISIEESTKWFLGRAVREELDNIASRRGSPLPENWLSEWFVRRNAVLEAEVQAVPHVREAVCAIVAAGLPICLASGADRIKVKLQLIRTGLVELFQQDEREHIFSSTEVERSKPAPDVYLLAARTMNVEPARCVVIEDSPTGVTAGVAAGMTVLGYAARNAAQSLMAAGAVATFTDMRELPGLIG
- a CDS encoding YchJ family metal-binding protein gives rise to the protein MKARASGTGGCPCGGGDYATCCGRFHRGEALPFNAEQLMRSRYSAYVLGDVDWLRHTWHPSTCPADLAADTDTRWLGLAVKAHAQQDETHAQVEFVARYKVGGRAWRLHERSRFVREPRSAGEAPRWLYVDGEMLGETP
- a CDS encoding glutathione S-transferase family protein, translating into MTESMAAGTAQETAQGTEYLLYGFAQSGNTYKVALLLETVGVQRGRKLWTPRFVDYFNGETHTPEYRAINEMGEAPVLEFDGRRLSQSGAILDLLAQRLDIYGPASEAERTEVLRWLLFDNHKFTSYTASYRFLCTFAKAPDPAVLQFLRQRCEGAWNVLNTHLSGRPYVLGERLTIADFSLAGYVFYDDEIGVHWRKEYPHIHAWTERLRTLPGWRHPYDLLPGHPLPKRTG
- a CDS encoding dienelactone hydrolase family protein, producing MRWMHRLALALLLTLPFSGAMAQPPSTKQAQAPATIAAIIPGASEQIAMVPKPGIMFSLELETTVFKPPGDGPFPLVVINHGKAAGKPAFQSRARYLVQSAEFVKRGYVVALPMRQGFSKSGGAYIGGGCNVESNGVVQAEDVVATLEYMAGQPYVDKSRIVVIGQSHGGLTTMAFATIAYPGVLGVINFAGGLRDESCSRWEFNLVDAFSDYGKKARYPSLWLYGDNDSYWPQPLPAKFFEAYTAQAHGPAANARMVDFGTFASDSHTLFGARAGVPVWLPEVERFFKEIGLSFDPQP